A single genomic interval of Selenobaculum gibii harbors:
- the rbsB gene encoding ribose ABC transporter substrate-binding protein RbsB yields MFSSFKKKSYAVFTCALLAGSILFAGCGGSQSEKKQEAASGEVTIGFSVSTLNNPFFVDVRDGAKEAADKDGTKLMIMDAQNDASKQMSNIENMIQQKVSVLIVNPVDSKAIVPAIEAANKANIPVITVDRGADGGVVVTNIASDNIAGGKMAAELIAEKLGNKGNVVELEGIPGTSAANDRGKGFDDAIKAVSGITLVSKQPADFDRAKGMKVMENILQATPDIQAVFAQNDEMALGAMEAIQAANRKDIIIVGFDATDDAQKAVQAGSMLATVAQQPKEMGKVSIEIAKKILAKEQVDTFIPVKLELITKK; encoded by the coding sequence ATGTTTTCAAGCTTTAAAAAGAAAAGTTATGCGGTTTTTACATGTGCATTATTAGCAGGCAGTATTCTTTTTGCAGGATGTGGCGGCAGCCAGAGCGAGAAAAAACAAGAGGCTGCGTCGGGGGAAGTAACTATCGGTTTTTCCGTATCGACGCTGAATAATCCTTTCTTTGTTGATGTTAGAGATGGGGCAAAAGAAGCGGCTGATAAAGATGGTACAAAATTGATGATTATGGATGCACAAAATGATGCATCAAAACAAATGTCGAACATTGAAAATATGATTCAACAAAAAGTCAGTGTCTTAATCGTGAACCCAGTGGATTCCAAAGCAATTGTTCCAGCGATTGAGGCTGCAAATAAGGCGAATATTCCTGTCATTACAGTAGACCGTGGTGCTGACGGCGGTGTTGTTGTAACAAATATTGCTTCTGATAACATAGCCGGTGGTAAAATGGCAGCAGAATTAATTGCCGAAAAATTAGGTAATAAAGGCAATGTTGTGGAACTTGAAGGTATTCCAGGAACTTCAGCAGCGAATGATCGTGGGAAAGGTTTCGATGATGCGATTAAAGCAGTAAGTGGAATTACCCTAGTATCAAAACAACCAGCAGATTTTGACCGTGCTAAAGGGATGAAGGTAATGGAAAATATCCTGCAAGCAACTCCAGATATCCAAGCTGTTTTTGCTCAAAATGATGAAATGGCGTTAGGTGCAATGGAAGCAATTCAAGCGGCAAATCGTAAAGATATTATCATTGTTGGCTTTGATGCGACAGATGACGCACAAAAAGCAGTTCAAGCGGGATCAATGCTTGCAACTGTAGCACAGCAACCAAAAGAAATGGGGAAAGTCAGTATTGAAATCGCAAAGAAAATCTTAGCAAAAGAACAAGTAGATACATTTATTCCTGTGAAATTAGAATTGATTACAAAAAAATAG